In the Salmo trutta chromosome 13, fSalTru1.1, whole genome shotgun sequence genome, TCTCTTAGTCACACTCCAATTGACATGGCTGAACTGAACGCATCTAAACCCTCCTTCTCACCAGGTCCTGGCTGCCACGTACAAGGCTCTGAACGACCACCATGTCTACCTGGAGGGCACCCTGTTGAAGCCTAACATGGTCACCGCTGGACACTCCTGCCCCAAGAAGTTCACCCCCCAAGAGGTTGGCATGGCCACCGTCACCGCCCTAAGGCGCACTGTTCCTGCCGCTGTGCCCGGTGAGCCTGGTTGTAGGGGTGGTGATGGGATCAACACAATGAGTCCCAAAAAATGGGTTAGGTGGATTTGAAGGAGTAAAACTTGTATATTTAGTTACGATCAGGCGACGCTAAAATGAACTCCCCACCAAATTGCTTAACCCCCGCCCCCCTCTCCCAGGCATCACCTTCCTGTCTGGAGGTCAGAGCGAAGAGGAGGCCACCCAAAACCTCAACGCCATGAACCAGACGTCCCTCCACCGGCCTTGGAAGCTCTCCTTCTCCTACGGCCGTGCGCTCCAGGCCTCCGCCCTCGCCGCCTGGAAAGGCAAGGCCGCCAACAAGCAGTTGGCGCAGGACGCTTTCACCTCCAGAGCCAAGGTATGATGGTGGGGCTATTCTAGGGTAGAGTGGATGACTTACTTGCAGGTGCTGGCTACAGGGATATTGTTGGAAGCTATTGTATGGTGGTGGCCTCTTTACTTAAAATTAATTGGGTTCCAATTTTATCTCCTTTCTCTCAAAGCTTAATTCTGGAACCACTTTTTTTCACTAAAACACAAATTTCAATTTCAGAGCAACGGTTTGGCCTCCAAGGGAAAGTACACAGCAGTCAGCAGCGATGACCAGGCTTCCATGCAGTCCCTGCACACAGCCAACTATGTCTACTAACAAGAGAACACCGCAGAAGCAAGGAGCACAACCTTGAGAAATTGTCACCTGCACACAAAGCAGGAAATTAATCAGCTGGTTTTACTGGTCCCTCCCTTCCCCAATGACAGATCCAGTTGTACAAGTTATTCTCTGGAGTAAATAAATGGTGTATAACAAAGCCTTTGTAAAAGTGTCATGCTGTTGGACAAAACACTTAAGGGGATTGTCAGTATATTCATTTATCAATAAGCAAAGCATTGTAAATAACACTTTTGCCAAAAGTATGACCTAAGCAATGTACACTGAATGAACCTGAATGTCTAGGGTTGTTGGCTGGTTTTAAAAAGGATGAatttcttgggggggggggtgtacactGGAAGTGGCCAGATCATCCCGTTGGCCATGTGCAGCAGGTAGGCCTGTTTGGGAACTAAGTGAAGGGGTGGAACAGTGTCAGGATGCTGGGCAGGTTGTGCTGGGCCTCGTCCACTGCAGTCCAACCCCAGACGTCACGCTCCTGAAGTGTGCAAATAGGGTTTCGGGGGAGTTAAACTAGGATTGCGAACATTTAACATTGGTCTTAACTGAAGGGCATTAGGCTGCCCCAGGACTGCAGCTGCCATATCACCGGTAATAAACAGCCAAACCCTTGTCATATTTACAGATAAGGCAGTACCAGAGGGGTGGCTCCGTATTCCAGCAGCCTGGACACCATGGTCCTCTCCCTCAGCCTGACTGCAATGTGCAGCGCTGTACGGCCATTATAGTCACTCTGGTCCAGGTTCACTCCAGACAGGTACCAGGCTTGCAACAGCTGGTAGTCCTTGTTCTGGACAACCCTGATCAAAACACAAAAATGGACATGTACCCACAATTTAAAATAAACTAGATTGATTGGATATTTTTGAGCTGCAATGTAACTACCTGACAAATTAATTACAGATCATTGTCAGCAAGTCTAAGATCTGTTCTGTGCTATTTCTATACTTGATGCATCTTTTGTTCAGCTTCTGAAAATACAATTTTTGCACATGGAAAATATTTACaggcagtttagatggtacaatgattctctatgcTGTACTTGTTTTGTCAACTGAAATTAGGTAaacaattttagcaaccaggaattgatgggatttctgcatagtgcatcaaGGATTAGCACAACACACTTGTTTGCTTATAGACAGACATAAGCTAGCTGTATATGCTGTGACCAAACACCTAGATAAGATGTAGACTCACTTGATCAGCTCCAGCCCGATCCTCACAAGCTCCAAAGACAGAGGGGCTCCCTTCAGACGCAGGATGCGGATGATGTCAAAGTGCCTGGAAGGAAAAATTACAATGGAATACTTAAATTCCAGGAACATCTTTCAAATTATTTCAGACATACAATTGTATGTGTATTTGTCAGTCAGTTGGTATTCATAATCACAAAAGCAAATCCTCTAATTATTCACACTGCACCTGTTCTTGATGGCCAGGTGAAGAGGTGTGTATCCAAAGCGGTCTTTGAGCTGGGTGCTGGCTCCTTTACCCATCAGGTACTTGACCATATCCAGCCTGCCCTTCTCACAGGCTTTGTGGAGGGGGGTGGTGCCGTCATAGTCCCCACAGTTCACATCCATCTGcaggagagagggtgtgtgaggagTTTCTCAGACAATGTGTAAGGTGCCTGTGTGGTGAAGAAATCCTCACCCTCTCCAGGATCTCCTGCAGGGAGAGGAAGTCATTGTTCTCCACACATCCACAGGCGAAGGAGGGCAGCATCTCCCCGATCATCACTTTGACCTCCTGAGAAATAGATGGTGGGTGAACATCTGTCATGTTATCGGTCAAAGGTCAGAATAACTTCTTAATGAACCATACAAATTGCTACTTGGTAACACACTTCTTGGCTCTTGTTCTTCAGCCACTTCAGCTTCAGCACTTGGCCTACCCAGTGCAGAAACCTTCTGTCTCTGGTAGCAGTGCCCAGAATTATGATGGGTTTAGTGACAATATCCGGTCCGTCCTGTGTGCTGTCCATCTCTGCAAGGATGATTTAGAAGATGAGTTTATGGGGTGGTAGCCAATGAAATAGGCTACACCCAATGATGAAATGAACCCAGAGTGATCAAACTTTTGGTTTAAGTAAAGTCAGCTAGCCatctaataaaaaatatatatacagtaggaAGAGAGGAATATGTTGAGGTAGCTTTGCCTACTAAAAACCTTtgcttagctagatagctaagtTAATATTAGCATTAGACAACTTTTTAGTGTTGACTCTCGAACTAATTCCCCAACATTGTAGTAAAGTAGCTAGCTAATTGACAATGTATTTACGCATAGTAAAAGCTCAAATACCCATTGCAGACTCAAATTGAACATAACAAAATTCTAGCGCTTGCGTGGCTCACCTGCGGCCTGCTGAGTGCTGCTCTCTATACTTGATGTTATGGTGGTCAACCTGACCGTTGACCACttgggtcgtcactagttaccacagtaacaaagtcataattatggctaaaccccgcctatttctacaatttatcttctacAATCTGatttttaaccctaaccttatgcctaaccctaatcttaaattaagaccaacaTTTTagatttacatacatttttacgactttgtggctgtgctaacTAGTGACAACCGTTGACTTGGTCGCGAGACCAACTGgcctagctagctagtaccttGAGGAGGTAATTGCAGCAGAAAATAAAATCACTCCTCTAACGGTCAATGTTTGCTTAAGTGGCTTATCAAAAgcaacgtggcaggttaggagaactaacctAGCagcaggttaaggttaggaaaagggttaggtttAGCTAGAATGCTACAAAGAAACAGCGAAACGGTCTTGAGTGGCAACCAATCTGCCCAATTAGCTGTTAGGCTGTCATACATAGTGTaatgaccctgggtttataagcgcggaaatcgactctgccgcttgagcatgcttttgcggcacagtcgatagcgcgccggacttcgggcttgaaggtcgagggttcgagacctgctccctgcctgttcattacattggtgtcagaagtgggatcatTACAATATATTGATCCTCCCACTTATTTCACAACGCCCACTTTGACACACTCTACATATGCAGTTACCAATGACTCACATTAACGGGGTGCATGGAAAGCAAACAGCTAAAAACTTTTTTTGAGGGGGGAGCAAATTAGTAATGATGCTATATATAGCTACACATACAGTACTAGCCACATAAAGTTAGGCCTTCCATTAATTAAGCTGGGTCAGCAGCTACCATCATCAGATGCTACCATCGTTAGTATTAGCTAGCCATGCTCTTTGCATCCCCTTCCATGAAaactttgtgttttgtttttccatTTCATATGCCATTTAGAGTGCTGAGGAGCATAGCATTTCTACTGCCCATACTGCCTCAACACCCATGTAAATAGGAGAGATTTTACCAAACACATTCCACAATATGAGTCAATACGTGTAACCAGTGCAACTACGAGAGCCCCAGGTGTAACACTGCAACTGCAGGAGCCCCAGGTGTAACCGGTGCAACTGCAAGAGCCCAAGGTGTAACCAGTGCAACTGCGAGAGCCCCAGGTTAAACTGCGAGAGCCCCAGGTGTAACTACGAGAGCCCCAGGTGTAACTGCGAGAGCCCCAGGTGTAACCAGTGTAACTGCGAAAGCCCAAGGTGTAACCACTACAACTGCGAGAGCCCCAGGTTAAACTGTGAGAGACCCAGGTGTAACCACTGCAACTGCCAAAGTCCCAGGTGTAACCACTGCAATTGCGAGAGCCCCAGGTGTAACCACTGCAACTGCGAGAGCCCCAGGTGTAACCACTACAACTGCGAGAGCCCCAGGTTAAACTGTGAGAGACCCAGGTGTAACCACTGCAACTGCGAGAGCCCTAGGTGTAACCACTACAACTGCGAGAGCCCCAGGTTAAACTGTGAGAGCCCCAGGTGTAACCAGTGCAACTGCGAAAGTCCCAGGTGTAACCAGTGCAACTGCGAGAGCCCCAGGTTAAACTGCGAGAGCCCCAGGTGTAACTGCGAGAGCCCCAGGTGTAACTGCGAGAGCCCCAGGTGTAACCAGTGTAACTGCGAAAGCCCAAGGTGTAACCACTACAACTGCGAGAGCCCCAGGTTAAACTGTGAGAGCCCCAGGTGTAACCAGTGCAACTGCGAAAGTCCCAGGTGTAACCACTGCAACTGTGAGAGCTCCAGGTGGAACCACTACAACTGCGAGAGCTCCAGGTGTAACATCTACAACTGTGAGAGCCCCAGGTGTAACATCTACAACTGTGAGAGCCCCAGGTGTAACATCTACAACTGTGAGAGCCCCAGGTGTAACCACTGCAACTGTGAGAGCTCCAGGTGGAACCACTACAACTGCGAGAGCTCCAGGTGTAACATCTACAACTGTGAGAGCCCCAGGTGTAACATCTACAACTGTGAGAGCCCCAGGTGTAACATCTACAACTGTGAGAGCCCCAGGTGTAACCAGTGCAACTGTGAGAGCCCCAGGTGGAACCACTGCAACTGCGAGAGCTCCAGGTGGAACCACTACAACTGCGAGAGCCCCAGGTGTAACATCTACAACTGTGAGAGCCCCAGGTGTAACCAGTGCAACTGCGAGAGACCCAGGTGTAACCACTGCAACTGCGAGAGCCCCAGGTTAAACTGTGAGAGCCCCAGGTGTAACCACTGCAACTGTGAGAGCCCCAAGTATAACCACTACAATGGTGAGAGCCCCAGGCGTAACCACTGCAACTGCCAGAGCCCCAGATGTAATCACTGGAACTGTGAGAGCCCCAAGTATAACCACTACAACGGTGAGAGCCCCAGGTGTAACCACTGCAACTGAGAGAGGTCCAGGTTCAGGGCGTCCAGCTGTGAGACCTGCAGTCAAAATCAAATCTCTTAACTGCAGTTTGCGGCTTTACAAAAATAACCAGAGGAAACATCAACAAAGAGAGCATACATCTGCTGAGAATGATATTACAGCTCACTCCAATCTCAAGAGTCAGTGCCTTGACCAGGACAATGTGTTGCTTGCAGTGGCAAATCCTTCTGGGGTAATTGTGTTCCAAGCCATTAAAAGAACATGGGACTACACACAAAGTTGTGAAATGGATGAATGTGCGGCAGAAAATCCCATCTGTACTCAATAGATAATTGCACTTCAAATGCATCTAAAGAGAACTTGAGAGCTGATGTATTGGAATAGGTGGTGACCAACAAATGGTTTGGCCAGGGAGAAAAAGAGAAGTGCCTCAAACGGCAAAAAGAAGCAGTCAACCATGGAACCACCCTTGCAGCTCATGTAGATCTTGATGGTCCGATACATTCTCACTACCTTTCAATACTACAGTCAATTAGGAAGAGTTATGATAATGTTCAACTCAAAGGGAAACACATGGCACTGCTCTTGCTTTCAGGGCAGAATCTCCTGCATCCACAAATGTGTTGGGAAGTGGTATCTTTTCCAAACGAATAGTGGCATGTTTCAAACAGAGAAAGTGGAACCACATCTTGGGCTCTCAGAGTCTCCATATGATGAATCTCCAGACAATACTGCCAAGGACAATGATGCAAACACAATCACCGAGTACCCACCAAGAAACGAGTCACTGAGTACCCACCAAGAAAACAATCACTGAGTACTCACCATGAAACCAGTCACTGACCACCCACCAAAAAACAGTCACTGACTATCCACCAAGAAACCAATCACTGAGTATCCAACAAGAAACAAATCACTGAGTACACACCAAGAAACCAATCACTGAGTACCCACCAAGAAACCAATCACTGAGTACACACCAATAAACTAAATCACTGAGTACCCACCAAGAAACCAATCACTGAGTATCCACCAAGAAACCAATCACTGAGTACCCACCAAGAAACCAATCACTGAGTATCCACCAAGAACCCAATCACTGAGTATCCACCAAGAACCCAATCACTGAGTACACACCAAGAAACCAATCACTGAGTACACACCAAGAAACCAATCACTGAGTATCCACCAAGAACCCAATCACTGAGTACACACCAAGAAACCAATCACTCAGTACACACCAAGAAACCAATCACTGAGTACACACCAAGAAACCAATCACTGAGTACCCACCAATAAACCAATCACTGAGTTTCCACCAAGAAACTAATCACTGAGTACCTACCAAGAAACTAATCACGGAGTATCCAACAAGAAACCAATCACTGAGTACCCACCAATAAACTAACCACTGAGTATCCACCAAGACACTAATCACTGAGTACCCACCAAGAAACTAACCACTGAGTACACACCAAGAAACCAATCACCGAGTACCCACCAAGAAACCAATCACTGAGTATCCACCAAGAACCCAATCAATGAGTACACACCAAGAAACCAATCACTCAGTACACACCAAGAAACCAATCACTGAGTACACACCAAGAAACCAATCACTCAGTACACACCAAGAAACTAAATCACTGAGTATCCACCAATAAACCAATCACTGAGTTTCCACCAAGAAACTAATCATGGAGTATCCAACAAGAAACCAATCACTGAGTACACACCAAGAAACCAATCACTGAGTATCCACCAATAAACCAATCACTGAGTATCCACCAAGAAACCAATCACTGAGTATCCACCAAGAAACCAATCACTGAGTACCCACCAAGAAACCAATCACTGAGTATCCACCAAGAACCCAATCACTGAGTACACACCAAGAAACCAATCACTCAGTACACACCAAGAAACCAATCACTGACTACACATCAATAAACTAAATCACTGAGTATCCACCAATAAACCAATCACTGAGTACCTACCAAGAAACTAATCATGGAGTATCCAACAAGAAACCAATCACTGAGTACCTACCAAGAAACTAATCATGGAGTATCCAACAAGAAACCAATCACTGAGTACCCACCAATAAACTAACCACTGAGTATCCACCAAGACACTAATCACTGAGTACCCACCAAGAAACTAACCACTGAGTACACACCAAGAAACCAATCACCGAGTACCCACCAAGAAACCAATCACTGAGTATCCACCAAGAACCCAATCAATGAGTACACACCAAGAAACACAATCACTGAGTACCCACCAAGAAACAAATCACTGAGTACACACCTAGAAACACAATCACTGAGTACCCACCAAGAAACCAAACACTGAAAAGTATGGTACACTACATTTATGACCATAAGAAATTGCCAGCTATGTTAGCAGAAGATGTCATACAACATCTCACTGAAAGATAACTCCCTAAAGAATTGCCCGGGTTCTATTCCGCTTACCGAAACATTGTTGATTACCACCAAAGCAAGGGATCTCACAGGTTCAAAATTATTGACactcttgataaagatgagcaaaaatgacagtaaaataaataatacaaatacttaGCTACAGACAGGTCCTGTATATACACAAACTGTGTGCCTGATATCTGTCATCATTGATGCATGGTCTTGGCTGTCTCGGTAATCCATCTCCTTTCCTTTGCTTGCATTGCAGAAATATCCACATTCTGAAAAACATGTACACAATGCAACCTGATGTATCATTATCAGGAATGGAGTGAGGGTTTACACAATTACAACAAACCATTactacacacagcactgacacagacacttaccccaccagacatgccaccaggggtccaGAACgaattcaaggaaacgtacagtattatacagagccatgagtgcagggaactcccttccatcttatata is a window encoding:
- the si:dkey-74k8.4 gene encoding L-asparaginase isoform X2, giving the protein MDSTQDGPDIVTKPIIILGTATRDRRFLHWVGQVLKLKWLKNKSQEEVKVMIGEMLPSFACGCVENNDFLSLQEILERMDVNCGDYDGTTPLHKACEKGRLDMVKYLMGKGASTQLKDRFGYTPLHLAIKNRHFDIIRILRLKGAPLSLELVRIGLELIKVVQNKDYQLLQAWYLSGVNLDQSDYNGRTALHIAVRLRERTMVSRLLEYGATPLERDVWGWTAVDEAQHNLPSILTLFHPFT
- the si:dkey-74k8.4 gene encoding L-asparaginase isoform X1, with translation MSWEMDSTQDGPDIVTKPIIILGTATRDRRFLHWVGQVLKLKWLKNKSQEEVKVMIGEMLPSFACGCVENNDFLSLQEILERMDVNCGDYDGTTPLHKACEKGRLDMVKYLMGKGASTQLKDRFGYTPLHLAIKNRHFDIIRILRLKGAPLSLELVRIGLELIKVVQNKDYQLLQAWYLSGVNLDQSDYNGRTALHIAVRLRERTMVSRLLEYGATPLERDVWGWTAVDEAQHNLPSILTLFHPFT